One genomic window of Bacillus mycoides includes the following:
- a CDS encoding acyl-CoA carboxylase subunit beta — MLDQKQQSNSFEERVETIKQGGAPKYHEQNKAKGKLFVRDRLALLFDNGEYVEDALFANCEQTGLPADGVVTATGKIHGRTACVMANDSTVKAGSWGARTVEKILRIQETAEKLRVPLFYLVDSAGARITDQVEMFPGRRGAGRIFYNQVKLSGKVPQICLLFGPSAAGGAYIPAFCDVVMMVEGNASMYLGSPRMAEMVIGEKVTLEEMGGARMHCSVSGCGDVLCKTEEDAITQARQYISYFPSNYLEKTPLITPQEPKQFDKTLEEIIPENQNAPFNMKDLINRIIDEGSFFEVKKLFAQELITGLARIDGKPIGIIANQPRMKGGVLFHDSADKAAKFINLCDAYHIPLLFLADVPGFMIGTKVERAGIIRHGAKMISAMSEATVPKISIVVRKAYGAGLYAMAGPAFEPDCCLALPTASIAVMGPEAAVNAVYANKIAALPEEERASFIAEKREEYKKDIDIYRLASEMVIDGIVHPNNLREELKGRFEMYMSKYQVFTDRKHPVYPV, encoded by the coding sequence ATGTTAGATCAAAAACAACAATCTAATTCATTTGAAGAACGAGTTGAAACAATTAAGCAAGGCGGGGCACCGAAATATCATGAACAAAACAAAGCAAAAGGGAAACTTTTTGTTCGAGATCGTTTGGCTCTTTTATTCGATAATGGTGAATATGTGGAAGATGCATTATTTGCAAATTGTGAACAAACTGGATTACCAGCTGATGGTGTTGTAACTGCGACTGGTAAAATACATGGTCGTACTGCGTGCGTAATGGCAAATGATTCGACTGTAAAAGCTGGATCATGGGGAGCACGTACAGTTGAAAAAATTTTACGTATTCAAGAAACAGCAGAAAAATTACGTGTACCGTTATTTTATTTAGTTGATTCTGCTGGAGCGCGTATTACAGATCAAGTTGAAATGTTCCCTGGACGCCGCGGTGCAGGAAGAATCTTTTATAACCAAGTGAAATTATCTGGTAAAGTGCCACAAATTTGTTTATTATTTGGACCTTCAGCGGCTGGTGGTGCGTATATTCCAGCATTTTGTGACGTTGTTATGATGGTTGAAGGAAATGCTTCTATGTATTTAGGGTCTCCGCGTATGGCTGAAATGGTTATCGGTGAGAAGGTAACTTTAGAAGAAATGGGCGGAGCACGTATGCATTGCTCAGTATCAGGATGCGGAGATGTTTTATGTAAAACAGAAGAAGATGCAATTACGCAAGCAAGACAATATATTTCTTATTTTCCAAGTAACTATTTAGAAAAGACTCCTTTGATTACACCTCAAGAACCGAAACAGTTCGATAAAACGTTAGAAGAAATCATTCCAGAAAATCAAAATGCTCCTTTCAATATGAAAGATCTCATTAACAGAATTATTGATGAAGGTTCTTTCTTTGAAGTGAAAAAATTATTTGCTCAAGAACTAATTACAGGTTTAGCACGCATTGATGGTAAGCCAATTGGCATTATTGCAAATCAGCCGCGTATGAAGGGCGGCGTATTATTCCACGATTCAGCTGATAAAGCAGCGAAGTTTATAAATTTATGCGATGCATACCATATTCCATTATTATTCCTTGCAGATGTACCTGGATTTATGATTGGTACAAAAGTAGAACGTGCCGGAATTATTCGTCACGGTGCAAAAATGATCTCTGCAATGAGTGAAGCAACTGTACCGAAAATTTCTATCGTCGTTAGAAAAGCGTATGGAGCTGGCTTATATGCAATGGCAGGTCCAGCGTTTGAACCAGATTGCTGCTTAGCATTACCAACAGCTTCTATTGCAGTAATGGGTCCAGAAGCAGCGGTCAATGCTGTATATGCAAATAAGATTGCAGCTTTACCAGAAGAAGAGCGTGCAAGCTTTATTGCTGAAAAACGAGAAGAGTATAAGAAAGATATTGATATTTACCGTTTAGCATCTGAGATGGTGATTGATGGTATTGTTCATCCAAACAATTTACGTGAAGAGTTAAAAGGACGATTCGAAATGTATATGAGTAAATATCAAGTATTCACGGATCGTAAACATCCTGTATATCCAGTTTAA
- a CDS encoding AMP-binding protein, with amino-acid sequence MKQAVWFPTEEYKEKTRLFGWMKSLGYEDYEAFYNKSIEETAWFWGEAERAVGYQWMKPYTEVLDLENGTPFAQWYTEGTCNVVESALSRWLADDKTKTQAALMYEGENGTSKSFTYEELDSWVSCVANGLKHAGIEKGDRVTIYMPMIPETVVAMLAVMKIGAIISPIFSGFAADAVMTRVQAAGSKMIITADGFSRRGKIVSLKDEVDKACEHCPTVEKVVIVRHAGNDFTPHNYDFSWSTLEKEKPFIHAEEMNSDDPLMLIYTSGTTGKPKGTVHTHAGFPLKSAFDAGFGMNIKQGDRVLWVTDMGWMMGPFLLFGSLINGATMVMYEGVPDFPEADRLWETVDKYEITHLGISPTLIRALMAKGDEYVNKHSLKSLEVFASTGEPWNPDPWMWLFETVGKGKVPICNYSGGTEISGGIFGNVLIKPIAPISFNASLPGMAAVVLDNQGKPIRDEVGELCLEKPWVGMTKSFWEDDERYVNTYWSRFENKWVHGDWVIYDGEQYIITGRSDDTLNIAGKRIGPAEYESILVKHNDVIEAAAVGVPDDVKGEVCHCFVVLRDGVIFSGELKKELMSLVNSHIGKALCPKDIHVVEDLPKTRNSKVMRRVIKAAYLGKELGDLSSLVNPEVVPFIQGLQSSKL; translated from the coding sequence ATGAAACAAGCAGTTTGGTTTCCAACAGAAGAATATAAAGAAAAAACGCGTTTATTTGGTTGGATGAAATCATTAGGCTATGAAGATTACGAAGCTTTTTATAATAAGTCAATTGAAGAAACAGCTTGGTTTTGGGGAGAAGCTGAGAGAGCAGTTGGCTATCAGTGGATGAAACCATATACAGAAGTGTTAGATTTAGAAAATGGTACACCGTTTGCACAGTGGTATACTGAGGGAACTTGTAACGTTGTAGAATCTGCTTTATCTCGCTGGCTTGCAGACGATAAAACGAAAACACAAGCAGCACTTATGTATGAAGGGGAAAACGGAACTTCGAAATCATTTACATATGAAGAGCTTGACAGTTGGGTAAGCTGTGTTGCAAACGGTTTGAAACATGCTGGTATTGAAAAAGGTGATCGTGTAACAATTTACATGCCAATGATTCCTGAAACAGTTGTTGCTATGTTAGCAGTAATGAAAATTGGAGCGATTATTTCACCAATATTCTCAGGTTTTGCTGCGGATGCAGTAATGACACGTGTACAAGCAGCGGGTTCAAAAATGATTATTACCGCAGATGGCTTTTCACGCCGTGGGAAAATTGTTTCATTAAAAGATGAAGTAGATAAAGCTTGTGAACATTGTCCAACTGTTGAAAAGGTGGTAATTGTTCGTCATGCAGGAAATGATTTTACACCGCATAATTATGATTTTTCATGGAGTACGTTAGAAAAAGAAAAACCATTTATACATGCTGAAGAAATGAACAGTGATGATCCATTAATGCTTATATATACATCTGGAACGACTGGTAAGCCGAAGGGGACAGTACACACACATGCTGGTTTCCCGTTAAAATCTGCATTTGATGCAGGATTTGGAATGAATATAAAACAAGGCGACCGCGTATTATGGGTAACTGATATGGGCTGGATGATGGGACCATTTTTACTATTCGGCTCTTTAATTAATGGTGCAACAATGGTTATGTACGAAGGTGTTCCAGACTTCCCAGAAGCAGATCGCTTATGGGAGACAGTTGATAAATATGAAATTACTCATCTCGGTATTTCGCCAACGTTAATCCGTGCATTAATGGCAAAAGGTGATGAGTATGTAAATAAACATTCTTTAAAGAGTTTAGAAGTATTCGCATCAACAGGAGAACCTTGGAATCCAGATCCGTGGATGTGGCTGTTTGAAACAGTTGGAAAAGGAAAGGTCCCGATCTGTAACTACTCAGGTGGAACTGAAATTTCTGGTGGGATTTTCGGTAATGTTCTTATAAAGCCAATTGCACCGATTAGTTTTAACGCATCTTTACCAGGAATGGCAGCAGTTGTACTTGATAATCAAGGTAAACCGATTCGTGATGAAGTCGGAGAATTATGTTTAGAAAAACCGTGGGTTGGTATGACGAAAAGTTTCTGGGAAGATGATGAGCGTTATGTGAACACATACTGGTCACGTTTTGAAAATAAATGGGTTCATGGTGACTGGGTCATTTATGACGGTGAGCAATATATCATTACAGGACGTTCAGATGATACGTTAAACATTGCTGGAAAACGTATTGGGCCTGCTGAATATGAATCTATTCTTGTGAAACATAATGATGTAATAGAAGCAGCGGCAGTTGGTGTACCGGACGATGTAAAAGGTGAAGTTTGTCATTGTTTTGTTGTATTACGAGACGGTGTAATATTCTCTGGAGAGTTAAAGAAAGAATTAATGAGTTTAGTAAACTCTCATATTGGTAAAGCTTTATGTCCAAAAGACATCCACGTTGTAGAAGATTTACCAAAAACACGAAATTCTAAAGTAATGCGACGTGTTATTAAAGCAGCTTACTTAGGAAAAGAGTTAGGAGATTTATCGTCACTTGTAAATCCTGAAGTAGTTCCGTTTATTCAGGGGTTACAGTCTAGCAAACTATAA
- a CDS encoding exosporium leader peptide-containing protein, with amino-acid sequence MHEFLYFAALNPGSIGPTLPPVQPFQFPTGPTGSTGSTGATGSTGPTGSTGSTGPTGPTGFNLPAGPASITLTSNETTACVSTQGNNTLFFSGQVLVNGSPTPGVVVSFSFSNPSLAFMVPLAVITNALGNFTVVFLAANGPGTVTVTASLLDSPGTMASVTITIVNCP; translated from the coding sequence ATGCACGAGTTTTTATATTTTGCTGCACTTAATCCGGGTTCTATTGGACCTACACTTCCACCTGTTCAACCCTTTCAATTCCCTACTGGTCCCACCGGTTCTACAGGTTCTACAGGAGCTACTGGTTCTACAGGACCAACGGGATCAACTGGTTCTACCGGACCAACTGGACCAACTGGATTTAATCTTCCTGCTGGGCCTGCATCTATTACCTTGACTTCTAACGAAACCACAGCATGTGTATCCACTCAAGGAAATAATACTTTATTTTTTTCGGGTCAAGTATTAGTAAACGGTAGTCCTACTCCAGGAGTAGTGGTCAGTTTTTCATTTAGTAACCCTTCTCTTGCTTTCATGGTTCCTCTTGCTGTCATTACCAATGCTTTAGGTAACTTTACCGTTGTATTTCTAGCCGCTAATGGGCCTGGAACAGTAACCGTTACTGCTTCACTTCTTGATTCTCCTGGAACAATGGCTAGCGTCACTATTACCATTGTGAATTGTCCGTAA
- a CDS encoding FtsB family cell division protein: MGNIPKISSQQSNPKIPSQQVNPNTQQGNNKKTRRRIITTLAFILSVIFVLQYSLNNQQEMIKEKQITLNTEQQKLSSLKKDGHSLKNDVKALTGSEEEILKFARKLYGFSKPNETIFQITE; this comes from the coding sequence ATGGGAAACATCCCAAAAATATCATCACAACAATCAAATCCTAAGATACCCTCACAGCAAGTGAACCCTAACACCCAACAAGGTAATAATAAAAAAACAAGACGCCGTATTATAACTACTTTGGCTTTTATATTATCTGTAATTTTTGTCCTTCAATATTCTCTTAATAACCAACAAGAAATGATTAAAGAAAAACAAATCACGCTTAATACGGAGCAACAAAAATTATCTTCTTTAAAGAAGGATGGTCATTCCCTTAAAAATGATGTTAAAGCTTTAACAGGTAGTGAAGAAGAAATTTTAAAATTCGCAAGGAAACTGTATGGATTTTCCAAACCGAATGAAACTATATTTCAAATAACTGAATAA
- a CDS encoding GNAT family N-acetyltransferase — protein MRVIKLKQFTRTDFKQLINWIDSEEFLIQWSGSAFTYPLNEQQLEKYIESANTLAFKVIDEETEAVIGHISLGQIDNINKSARIGKVLVGNTEMRGHSIGKYMMKAVLQVAFEELKLHRVTLGVYDFNTSAISCYEKIGFVKEGLLREAKKVGETYWNLWEMSMLEYEWNNN, from the coding sequence ATGAGAGTGATCAAGCTGAAACAATTTACAAGAACTGATTTCAAACAATTAATTAATTGGATCGATTCCGAAGAATTCTTAATACAATGGTCAGGAAGTGCATTTACATATCCTTTAAATGAACAGCAATTAGAGAAATATATAGAAAGTGCAAATACACTCGCTTTCAAAGTAATAGATGAAGAGACTGAAGCAGTTATTGGTCATATTTCACTTGGGCAAATAGATAATATAAATAAATCTGCTAGAATTGGAAAAGTGCTAGTTGGTAATACGGAAATGAGAGGACATTCAATAGGGAAATATATGATGAAAGCAGTACTTCAGGTTGCTTTTGAAGAATTGAAACTGCATAGAGTTACTCTTGGTGTTTATGATTTTAATACGTCAGCCATTTCATGTTACGAAAAAATAGGATTTGTAAAAGAAGGTTTATTAAGAGAGGCAAAAAAAGTAGGAGAAACGTATTGGAACTTATGGGAAATGAGTATGTTAGAATATGAATGGAACAATAATTAA
- a CDS encoding DUF1801 domain-containing protein, whose protein sequence is MSEPKMKETENSVIEFIESVENEKKKADAYQLLEIFEGVTGYDAKMWGPSIIGFGSYHYKYASGREGDAPLVGFSPRKAKISLYLTYESEEREKLLENFGKHTKSKACIYVNTLANIDIDVLKDLIKHTVKTYQNLYPNE, encoded by the coding sequence ATGTCTGAACCAAAGATGAAAGAAACTGAAAATAGTGTAATTGAATTTATTGAAAGTGTGGAAAATGAGAAGAAGAAGGCAGATGCCTATCAGTTATTAGAAATTTTTGAAGGAGTAACTGGTTACGACGCTAAAATGTGGGGCCCTAGTATTATTGGCTTTGGTAGCTATCACTATAAGTATGCATCAGGACGTGAAGGGGATGCGCCTTTAGTGGGTTTTTCACCAAGAAAGGCGAAAATTAGTCTTTATTTGACCTACGAAAGTGAGGAAAGAGAAAAATTATTGGAAAACTTTGGTAAACACACGAAGAGTAAGGCTTGTATTTATGTTAATACATTAGCTAATATCGATATCGATGTTTTAAAGGATTTAATTAAACATACAGTAAAAACATATCAGAATCTTTATCCGAACGAATAA
- a CDS encoding YolD-like family protein, which yields MITNAQYAEQYERIREMLNDLNKVPKPIVTEDMKEQLQIWLVQSLQNKEEILISYYRDGMVHDMYINVLHIEPMTRTVYCTDTFGLNTEFKFYVKINLFRE from the coding sequence TTGATAACGAATGCCCAATATGCCGAACAATACGAAAGAATTAGAGAAATGCTGAATGATTTGAATAAAGTACCGAAACCAATTGTAACTGAAGATATGAAAGAACAACTGCAAATATGGCTTGTGCAATCACTACAAAACAAAGAGGAAATATTGATTTCATACTATCGTGACGGGATGGTCCACGACATGTACATAAATGTATTACATATCGAGCCGATGACGAGAACTGTGTATTGCACAGATACGTTTGGTTTGAATACCGAGTTTAAGTTTTATGTTAAAATAAATTTATTCAGAGAATAG